A single region of the Agromyces sp. Leaf222 genome encodes:
- a CDS encoding acetyl-CoA C-acetyltransferase, protein MTELRDVVICAPLRTPVGRMGGALAPVTALELATTVLRALVERTGIDPAAVDGVIGAQGYPTMEAPALGRVAALDAGFPVETTGYQLDRRCGSGLQAVLNAAMEVQTGVADTVIALGVESMSNAPLYTVEGRRGVTGAGLMLHDALARGRETVGGARFPTPDGNVGSAELLRAEYRISREAQDAFALRSHQRAVAAQESGAFDAELVPVAVPGRRGTVIVDRDEHPRADSTLEALGALRPILRRDPDATVTAGNSSGQNDAAAACIVTTPARAADLGLEPMLRLVSWAVAGNDPLRFGVAPVPATNRALARAGIRLDDLDVIELNEAFAVQVLACLADWGIDAEDPRLNPRGSGISIGHPIGATGIRMLATLAHELVDLDRELAVETMCIGGGQALAAVFARA, encoded by the coding sequence ATGACCGAGCTGCGCGACGTCGTCATCTGCGCGCCCCTGCGCACCCCGGTGGGACGCATGGGCGGCGCGCTGGCCCCCGTCACCGCCCTCGAGCTCGCGACCACCGTGCTGCGGGCCCTCGTCGAACGCACCGGCATCGACCCGGCCGCGGTCGACGGCGTGATCGGCGCCCAGGGCTACCCGACCATGGAGGCGCCGGCGCTCGGGCGCGTGGCGGCGCTCGACGCCGGATTCCCCGTCGAGACGACCGGCTACCAGCTCGATCGCCGCTGCGGATCCGGCCTCCAGGCCGTGCTGAACGCGGCCATGGAGGTGCAGACCGGCGTCGCCGACACCGTCATCGCGCTCGGCGTCGAGTCGATGTCCAACGCGCCGCTCTACACGGTCGAGGGCCGTCGGGGAGTGACCGGGGCCGGCCTGATGCTGCACGACGCGCTCGCGCGCGGCCGCGAGACGGTCGGCGGTGCGCGATTCCCGACGCCAGACGGCAACGTCGGTTCGGCGGAGCTGCTGCGCGCCGAGTACCGCATCTCCCGCGAGGCGCAGGACGCGTTCGCGCTCCGTTCCCATCAGCGGGCCGTCGCCGCGCAGGAGTCCGGGGCCTTCGATGCCGAGCTCGTGCCCGTCGCGGTGCCCGGCCGGCGCGGTACCGTGATCGTCGACCGCGACGAGCACCCACGCGCCGACAGCACCCTCGAGGCGCTCGGTGCGCTTCGTCCGATCCTGCGCCGCGACCCCGACGCGACCGTGACCGCCGGCAACTCGAGCGGACAGAACGACGCCGCGGCGGCGTGCATCGTCACGACGCCGGCCCGCGCCGCCGACCTCGGCCTCGAGCCCATGCTCCGGCTCGTCTCCTGGGCCGTGGCGGGCAACGACCCGCTGCGCTTCGGAGTGGCCCCCGTGCCGGCGACGAATCGCGCGCTCGCGCGCGCCGGCATCCGCCTCGACGACCTCGACGTGATCGAGCTCAACGAAGCCTTCGCCGTGCAGGTGCTCGCCTGCCTCGCCGACTGGGGGATCGACGCCGAGGACCCGCGCCTGAACCCGCGCGGCAGTGGCATCTCGATCGGGCACCCCATCGGCGCGACCGGCATTCGCATGCTCGCGACCCTCGCGCACGAACTCGTCGACCTCGATCGCGAGCTCGCGGTCGAGACGATGTGCATCGGGGGAGGGCAGGCCCTCGCGGCGGTGTTCGCGCGGGCCTGA
- a CDS encoding LacI family DNA-binding transcriptional regulator, with translation MKAVTLGRKLHPVLKISRVMRRAPVRRCEDGRRVGIARYLSRKPQEVTRVNSRRYAEGVIATSEDVARRAGVSRATVSQILNGRGQRFATETRERVTRAATELGYQPSAAGRTLAKGSSDIVIAVIPYTTFGGNLQDIFQAATEELASRGLTLLLHLATESTAPLDRVVTGMKPRAVISLTPFSQAELDLLRSRGVMAFDPESSSKDRIDPNVEIGALQARYLADRGYTRVAFAHLQDARLDPFGEGREEGVRRVCAERGLPDPVIVRLGIDPHDALEAIDSLGLPGAGVVCYNDDVATALLSAATIRGWSVPADVGLVGMDHTPLSAVTIPPLSTVGYDQRAAAYNLITAALQGLGESIDDREPMDVKFALVPRGTA, from the coding sequence ATGAAGGCGGTCACCTTGGGTCGGAAACTCCACCCGGTGTTGAAGATCTCACGAGTCATGCGGCGGGCTCCAGTACGTCGTTGTGAGGATGGTCGGCGAGTTGGTATCGCGCGTTACCTGAGTAGGAAACCACAAGAAGTAACGCGCGTCAACTCACGCCGATATGCTGAAGGCGTGATTGCAACGAGCGAGGACGTGGCACGACGCGCGGGAGTCTCCCGCGCGACGGTCAGCCAGATCCTGAACGGGCGCGGCCAGCGATTCGCCACCGAGACGCGCGAGCGCGTCACCCGGGCCGCGACCGAACTCGGCTACCAGCCGTCAGCGGCCGGACGCACGCTCGCCAAGGGATCCAGCGACATCGTGATCGCCGTCATTCCGTACACCACCTTCGGCGGCAACCTGCAGGACATTTTCCAGGCGGCGACCGAAGAGCTGGCCTCACGCGGGCTGACGTTGCTGCTGCACCTCGCGACCGAATCCACGGCTCCACTGGATCGCGTGGTCACCGGCATGAAGCCGCGTGCGGTCATCTCCCTCACGCCGTTCTCGCAAGCGGAGCTCGACCTCCTGAGGAGCCGCGGCGTCATGGCCTTCGATCCCGAGTCCTCGTCGAAGGACCGCATCGATCCCAACGTCGAGATCGGTGCGCTGCAAGCCCGCTACCTTGCCGACCGCGGCTACACCCGAGTCGCGTTCGCGCATCTCCAGGACGCCCGACTCGACCCCTTCGGCGAGGGCCGAGAAGAGGGTGTGCGACGGGTGTGCGCGGAACGCGGGTTGCCCGATCCGGTGATCGTGCGCCTCGGCATCGATCCCCACGACGCGCTCGAGGCCATCGACTCCCTCGGACTCCCCGGGGCCGGCGTCGTCTGCTACAACGACGACGTCGCCACCGCACTCCTGTCGGCGGCCACCATCCGCGGCTGGAGCGTGCCCGCCGACGTCGGGCTCGTCGGCATGGACCACACTCCCCTCTCGGCGGTCACGATCCCGCCGCTCTCAACGGTCGGGTACGACCAGCGCGCGGCGGCGTACAACCTCATCACCGCAGCCCTCCAGGGGCTGGGCGAATCGATCGACGATCGCGAACCCATGGACGTGAAGTTCGCGCTGGTGCCGCGCGGAACGGCCTGA
- a CDS encoding glycoside hydrolase family 2 TIM barrel-domain containing protein translates to MTAFMELGGSSTSAWAEVTLPHDALIGAERRADAPRGETSGYFQGGAFEYRKTFHADAELRGSRILLEFDGVYRDAAVFVNGNLAGQRAFGYSRFFVQIDPFLQFGADNEIRVECRTHLDSRWYAGAGIYRDVHLVVKNPVHIGTDGVVVTTPDIESDRAVVEVAVEVQNSSALTSVLELTADIAGPDGASVAIARSPITLLPGTRGTARLRAYVAAPSLWSVDAPNLYAAHLALREGEVVADEQSVAFGIRSLQLDPQRGLRINGVSTKLRGACIHSDNGPLGAVSMRAAEERKVARLKEAGFNAIRSAHNPMSTALLEACDRLGMLIMDETFDMWTQGKSDFDYAFDFPEWWERDVEAMVARDINHPSVIFYSIGNEIPETGSPIGSTWGRRLAEKVRSLDSTRYVTNGINGFVSMIDTIVPQMQARRDAAAAAPEGGVNTMMAGFGQMMSHIQTSAPATQRTEESYAVLDVAGMNYAEARYELDRELFPDRIIVGTETWPTSIVGNWQLVKDNGHVIGDFTWTGWDYLGETGIGATRYSDSGQSGFSGGFPELTAWCGDLDIVGNRRPVSYFREIVFGLRSDPFIAVHPPENHGREIAVATPWAWGDAIASWTWSGADGRPVTVDVYSDADEIELMLDGVTIGRARVEDFRAAIETTYRPGTLTAVAYVEGVESGRVELTTAGTSLALEARPDRPVLRADGTDLGYLALALTDGNGVVRNGVDRSVTVTVDGPAILQALGSGNPVTTESFRSATHTTFDGRALAIIRPTGAGEITVTAMADGCPPAVTTLNAN, encoded by the coding sequence GTGACCGCCTTCATGGAGCTCGGCGGCTCATCGACCTCGGCCTGGGCTGAGGTGACGCTCCCGCACGATGCGCTGATCGGAGCTGAGCGTCGGGCGGATGCTCCTCGCGGCGAGACCAGCGGCTACTTCCAGGGCGGCGCCTTCGAGTACCGGAAGACCTTCCATGCGGATGCGGAGCTGCGCGGAAGCCGGATCCTGCTCGAATTCGATGGGGTGTACCGCGACGCTGCCGTCTTCGTCAACGGCAACCTCGCCGGCCAGCGGGCGTTCGGGTACTCGCGGTTCTTCGTGCAGATCGACCCGTTCCTGCAGTTCGGGGCCGACAACGAGATCCGGGTCGAGTGCCGCACGCACCTCGACAGCCGGTGGTACGCCGGCGCCGGCATCTACCGCGACGTGCACCTCGTCGTGAAGAACCCCGTGCACATCGGCACTGACGGCGTGGTCGTGACGACGCCCGACATCGAGTCCGACCGAGCCGTGGTGGAGGTCGCGGTGGAGGTCCAGAACTCGAGCGCCCTGACCTCGGTCCTCGAGCTGACCGCTGACATCGCCGGACCGGACGGCGCATCCGTCGCCATCGCGCGCTCGCCGATCACGCTCCTTCCCGGCACGCGAGGCACCGCCCGCCTGCGTGCGTATGTCGCCGCACCCTCCCTCTGGAGCGTCGACGCGCCGAACCTCTATGCGGCCCACCTTGCGCTTCGCGAGGGAGAGGTCGTCGCCGACGAGCAGTCCGTGGCGTTCGGCATCCGGTCGCTCCAGCTCGACCCGCAGCGGGGACTGCGCATCAACGGCGTGAGCACGAAGCTGCGCGGCGCGTGCATCCACTCGGACAACGGCCCGCTGGGCGCGGTCTCGATGCGTGCCGCCGAGGAGCGCAAGGTCGCCCGACTCAAGGAGGCCGGCTTCAATGCCATCCGCAGTGCCCACAACCCCATGAGCACCGCCCTCCTCGAGGCGTGCGACAGGCTCGGGATGCTCATCATGGACGAGACCTTCGACATGTGGACCCAGGGCAAGAGCGACTTCGACTACGCGTTCGACTTCCCCGAGTGGTGGGAGCGCGACGTCGAGGCGATGGTCGCCAGGGACATCAACCACCCCAGCGTGATCTTCTACTCGATCGGCAACGAGATCCCCGAGACGGGCAGCCCGATCGGTTCGACGTGGGGCCGACGGCTCGCCGAGAAGGTGCGCTCCCTGGACAGCACCCGGTACGTGACCAACGGCATCAACGGCTTCGTGTCGATGATCGACACGATCGTGCCGCAGATGCAGGCCCGACGGGATGCCGCGGCGGCGGCGCCCGAGGGCGGCGTGAACACCATGATGGCCGGGTTCGGCCAGATGATGAGCCACATCCAGACCTCCGCACCGGCGACGCAGCGCACCGAGGAGTCCTACGCCGTGCTCGACGTGGCGGGCATGAACTACGCCGAGGCCCGCTACGAGCTCGACCGCGAGCTGTTCCCCGACCGCATCATCGTGGGCACGGAGACCTGGCCGACCTCCATCGTCGGCAACTGGCAACTCGTCAAGGACAACGGCCACGTCATCGGCGACTTCACCTGGACCGGTTGGGACTACCTGGGCGAGACCGGCATCGGTGCGACCCGGTACTCGGACTCCGGCCAGTCCGGGTTCTCGGGCGGATTCCCCGAACTGACGGCGTGGTGCGGCGACCTCGACATCGTCGGCAACCGCCGACCCGTGTCGTACTTCCGCGAGATCGTGTTCGGCCTGCGCTCCGACCCGTTCATCGCCGTCCACCCGCCCGAGAACCACGGTCGCGAGATCGCCGTGGCGACGCCGTGGGCGTGGGGCGACGCGATCGCGAGCTGGACCTGGTCGGGCGCGGACGGTCGGCCCGTCACCGTCGACGTCTACAGCGATGCCGACGAGATCGAACTGATGCTCGACGGCGTGACGATCGGTCGGGCACGTGTCGAGGACTTCCGGGCGGCGATCGAGACGACCTACCGCCCGGGCACGCTGACGGCCGTGGCCTACGTGGAGGGCGTTGAATCAGGGCGCGTGGAGCTCACGACAGCCGGCACCTCACTCGCGCTGGAGGCGCGGCCCGACCGGCCGGTCCTCCGCGCAGACGGAACCGACCTCGGCTACCTCGCCCTCGCGCTCACCGATGGAAACGGCGTCGTGCGCAACGGCGTCGACCGCTCTGTCACGGTCACCGTCGACGGACCCGCAATCCTCCAGGCGCTCGGCAGCGGCAATCCGGTGACGACCGAGTCGTTCCGGTCCGCCACGCACACCACCTTCGACGGACGTGCCCTCGCGATCATCCGCCCCACCGGAGCCGGCGAGATCACCGTCACGGCGATGGCCGACGGCTGCCCGCCCGCCGTCACCACCCTCAACGCGAACTGA
- a CDS encoding family 43 glycosylhydrolase — MTNDAIRPGQPWLDTNGERIQAHGGSLFFENDTFYWYGENKEHTTPGSGNWHWGVRAYSSTDLYNWDDLGLIIPPVLDDPSSPLHPAQKMDRPHVIFNERTGTYVCWLKVMGEGAHDTQASTVLTSDSLLGPYEIVRAGLTPLGMSAGDFDLVVDPETKKAYSFFEKVHTDLVVADLTDDYTDVSGEHSLHLPHPSPPFTREAPAHFERDGVHYLVTSGSTGYFPNYSEVASAPDYHGPWTVLGDPHPDDLSRTSFRSQISCVFKHPHKRDLYIALADRWLPQLPDEMPNVYDSVASMAEGAARPEMTPEQAASMGAVMAAGRGENTAIADYVWLPIRFDAGVPRIDWRDEWRIEDFD; from the coding sequence ATGACCAACGATGCGATCCGACCGGGCCAGCCATGGCTCGACACGAATGGCGAACGGATCCAGGCTCATGGAGGGTCCCTGTTCTTCGAGAACGACACCTTCTACTGGTACGGCGAGAACAAGGAGCACACGACGCCGGGCAGTGGCAATTGGCATTGGGGTGTGCGCGCATACTCCTCGACCGACCTCTACAACTGGGACGATCTCGGCTTGATCATCCCGCCTGTGCTCGACGACCCTTCATCTCCTCTGCACCCCGCGCAGAAGATGGACCGCCCGCACGTCATCTTCAACGAACGCACCGGCACGTACGTGTGCTGGCTCAAGGTCATGGGGGAGGGCGCCCACGACACCCAGGCCTCGACCGTGCTCACCTCGGACTCACTCCTCGGCCCCTACGAGATCGTGCGTGCCGGCCTGACACCGCTGGGGATGAGCGCGGGGGACTTTGACCTGGTCGTCGACCCCGAGACCAAGAAGGCGTACTCCTTCTTCGAGAAGGTGCACACCGACCTCGTCGTCGCTGACCTGACCGACGACTACACGGATGTCAGCGGCGAGCACTCCCTCCACCTCCCGCACCCCAGCCCACCGTTCACCCGTGAGGCTCCTGCACATTTCGAGCGGGACGGCGTGCACTACCTCGTCACGTCGGGGTCGACCGGATACTTCCCGAACTACTCGGAGGTCGCTTCGGCTCCCGACTACCACGGGCCATGGACTGTGCTCGGCGACCCGCATCCCGACGACCTTTCGCGCACGTCGTTCCGGTCGCAGATCAGCTGCGTGTTCAAGCACCCGCACAAGCGCGACCTCTACATCGCACTGGCCGACCGATGGCTGCCGCAGTTGCCAGACGAAATGCCCAACGTCTACGACAGCGTCGCGAGCATGGCCGAGGGTGCTGCTCGCCCGGAGATGACGCCCGAGCAAGCGGCGAGCATGGGTGCGGTGATGGCTGCCGGTAGGGGCGAGAACACCGCGATCGCGGACTACGTCTGGCTCCCCATCCGGTTCGATGCGGGTGTACCGCGCATCGACTGGCGCGACGAGTGGCGCATCGAGGACTTCGACTAA
- a CDS encoding diacylglycerol kinase family protein → MRAAVIYNPIKIDLDAVKAAFASAEARHGWDGSLWLETTEADPGEGQATTATGEKVDVVVAAGGDGTVRAVAEGLRGSGIPLALLPSGTGNLLARNLGLGLGDLERSVDAVFTGADRPIDVGLIRLRRPNGDLERRAFLVMAGLGIDAQMIENTDPALKKRAGWLAYVQSIATSLRDGNELHVRYRLASGSTHRATVHTFIVGNCGTLPANMMLLPDAVIDDGMLDIVMLRPEGALGWLRIWVRVAWENGILRRTSTGRRLLGDAKPIRPLHYETSETIDATFGRPEKIELDGDAFGEATAMRASVDPGGLLVRMPQSAADAVDAAAEPQGGRSGADDA, encoded by the coding sequence ATGCGCGCAGCCGTCATCTACAACCCGATCAAGATCGACCTCGACGCCGTGAAGGCCGCGTTCGCGTCGGCCGAGGCACGACACGGCTGGGATGGCTCGCTCTGGCTGGAGACCACGGAGGCCGACCCCGGCGAGGGCCAGGCCACGACGGCAACGGGCGAGAAGGTCGACGTGGTGGTCGCCGCCGGGGGCGACGGAACCGTGCGCGCGGTGGCCGAGGGCCTGCGCGGCTCCGGAATTCCGCTCGCCCTGCTCCCCTCCGGCACCGGCAACCTCCTCGCCCGCAACCTCGGTCTCGGGCTCGGTGACCTCGAGCGGTCCGTGGACGCCGTCTTCACCGGGGCCGACCGGCCGATCGACGTCGGCCTCATCCGCCTGCGCCGGCCGAACGGCGACCTCGAGCGGCGCGCATTCCTCGTCATGGCCGGCCTGGGCATCGACGCCCAGATGATCGAGAACACCGACCCCGCGCTCAAGAAGCGCGCCGGCTGGCTCGCCTACGTGCAGTCGATCGCGACCTCGCTGCGCGACGGCAATGAACTCCACGTGCGGTACCGGCTCGCATCGGGCAGCACCCACCGTGCGACCGTGCACACGTTCATCGTCGGCAACTGCGGCACCCTGCCGGCCAACATGATGCTGCTGCCCGACGCCGTCATCGATGACGGGATGCTCGACATCGTGATGCTCCGCCCCGAGGGGGCGCTCGGCTGGCTGCGCATCTGGGTGCGCGTGGCCTGGGAGAACGGCATCCTCCGGCGCACGAGCACCGGTCGCCGGCTGCTCGGCGATGCCAAGCCCATCCGACCCCTCCACTACGAGACGAGCGAGACGATCGACGCGACGTTCGGGCGGCCGGAGAAGATCGAACTCGACGGCGACGCCTTCGGCGAGGCGACGGCCATGCGGGCGAGCGTCGACCCGGGAGGCCTGCTCGTGCGGATGCCGCAGAGCGCAGCCGACGCCGTGGACGCAGCCGCCGAGCCGCAGGGCGGGCGATCGGGCGCCGACGACGCCTGA
- a CDS encoding MFS transporter — translation MNTTDDQPPVPSNGAFPLGSASTAEDIEQLDTAAGGGADRPKVSAAFITLLALGLFGTYLAFVTPIAISLAIRVNALAPDNAEYLGVVLGFGSLAALLTSPLAGQLSDRTRSRWGRRRPWLVGGILVGLIGLAVMAASPAVLGLGIGWVIAQIGLNSTVNTFGTIQADKLPENQRGKVGAITGFATMVAPVFGAVFGGTVANQPFLLFLIPGAIGLAVVLIFVAYYKDADSRNITFDSPLTAKVLISKYVFNPKQYPDFAWNWLGRFLFFFGLTLNTSYTAFFFAERLSIPVDEIGGTVATVGGIGILGTIAGVFLGGFLSDKLRRRKPFVLGSGILFGIGALVMVAAPDLTLLLVGSLLCNISIGVFSAVDQALFLDVLPERDTEAGRFVNIIQLANVLAQAIAPFVAAAALALIPTGDRYAAIYVAAAVFTVVGGLVILKVKAVR, via the coding sequence ATGAACACCACAGACGACCAGCCGCCCGTACCCTCGAACGGCGCCTTCCCGCTCGGGAGCGCCTCCACCGCCGAGGACATCGAGCAGCTCGATACCGCCGCCGGCGGAGGCGCAGACCGCCCCAAGGTCAGCGCAGCCTTCATCACCCTTCTCGCGCTCGGCCTGTTCGGCACCTACCTCGCCTTCGTGACGCCGATCGCGATCTCCTTGGCGATCCGGGTCAATGCGCTCGCCCCCGACAACGCCGAGTACCTGGGGGTCGTGCTCGGATTCGGTTCGCTGGCCGCGCTGCTGACCAGCCCGCTGGCCGGGCAGCTCTCCGACCGCACTCGCTCCCGCTGGGGACGCCGCCGGCCGTGGCTCGTCGGCGGCATCCTCGTCGGTCTCATCGGCCTCGCGGTCATGGCCGCCTCGCCGGCGGTGCTCGGTCTCGGCATCGGCTGGGTCATCGCGCAGATCGGCCTCAACTCGACGGTGAACACCTTCGGCACCATCCAGGCCGACAAGCTGCCCGAGAATCAGCGCGGCAAGGTCGGAGCCATCACCGGTTTCGCCACGATGGTCGCCCCGGTCTTCGGTGCCGTCTTCGGTGGCACCGTCGCCAACCAGCCCTTCCTCCTCTTCCTCATCCCCGGCGCCATCGGCCTGGCCGTCGTGCTGATCTTCGTCGCGTACTACAAGGACGCCGACAGCCGGAACATCACCTTCGACTCGCCGTTGACCGCCAAGGTGCTCATCTCGAAGTACGTCTTCAACCCCAAGCAGTACCCGGACTTCGCCTGGAACTGGCTCGGCCGCTTCCTGTTCTTCTTCGGCCTCACCCTCAACACGAGCTACACCGCCTTCTTCTTCGCCGAGCGCCTGAGCATCCCGGTCGACGAGATCGGCGGCACGGTGGCCACGGTCGGCGGCATCGGCATCCTCGGCACGATCGCCGGCGTGTTCCTCGGCGGGTTCCTCTCCGACAAGCTGCGGCGCCGCAAGCCCTTCGTGCTGGGTTCCGGCATCCTGTTCGGCATCGGCGCTCTCGTGATGGTCGCTGCCCCCGACCTCACGCTCCTCCTCGTCGGATCGCTGTTGTGCAACATCAGCATCGGCGTCTTCTCCGCCGTCGACCAGGCCCTCTTCCTCGACGTGCTCCCCGAGCGCGACACCGAGGCCGGCCGCTTCGTCAACATCATCCAGCTCGCGAACGTGCTCGCCCAGGCCATCGCGCCCTTCGTTGCCGCAGCAGCTCTGGCGCTGATCCCGACCGGCGACCGATACGCGGCGATCTACGTCGCCGCAGCCGTCTTCACCGTCGTGGGCGGCCTCGTGATCCTGAAGGTCAAGGCCGTTCGCTGA
- a CDS encoding glycoside hydrolase family 1 protein produces the protein MAVNTDSPFPTGFLWGASCAPHQNEGNNLNSDMWALEQLPGSSFAERSGDAVDFYHRWKEDIDLLKSLGLNAFRFGIEWARVEPVRGEFSAAELAHYRRIIDYCLARGVEPVVTLHHFSSPLWFAQAGGWGSAEAVDRFGEYVEAVCPILDGVTWVATINEPNMFAVMYQMSIPLQYPDPAAVLAHMGAARSAVDGEAGLNAFSMPEPKDEAAQTMLRAHARARDILRTRTSAKVGWTVAVQSLVAREGYEADLDHYQRVWEDTYLEASRDDDWVGVQSYTSQLVGPDGLEGAPEGAELTQTAWAYRPDALEIALRRAWAVTGGIPMIVTENGIATSDDQRRIDYTTGALNGVAQTLADGLDVRGYLHWTFIDNFEWVHGYAITFGLVAVDRITFERTPKESASWLGRVAETNGAHLS, from the coding sequence ATGGCCGTGAACACCGACAGCCCCTTTCCCACGGGCTTCCTCTGGGGAGCGTCGTGCGCCCCGCACCAGAACGAGGGCAACAACCTCAACAGTGACATGTGGGCCCTGGAGCAGCTGCCCGGCTCGTCGTTCGCCGAGCGGAGCGGCGATGCCGTCGACTTCTACCACCGGTGGAAAGAGGACATCGACCTGCTGAAATCGCTCGGCCTGAACGCCTTCCGCTTCGGCATCGAGTGGGCTCGGGTCGAACCGGTGCGAGGCGAGTTCTCGGCCGCCGAGCTCGCCCACTACCGGCGCATCATCGACTACTGCCTCGCGCGCGGCGTCGAGCCCGTCGTGACCCTCCACCACTTCTCAAGCCCGTTGTGGTTCGCCCAGGCGGGTGGATGGGGCTCGGCTGAGGCGGTCGACCGCTTCGGCGAGTACGTCGAGGCGGTCTGCCCGATCCTCGACGGCGTCACGTGGGTGGCGACGATCAACGAGCCGAACATGTTCGCCGTCATGTACCAGATGTCGATTCCCCTGCAGTACCCGGACCCGGCGGCGGTGCTCGCCCACATGGGGGCGGCGCGGTCGGCGGTCGACGGTGAAGCCGGTCTCAACGCCTTCTCGATGCCCGAACCGAAGGACGAGGCCGCGCAGACCATGCTGCGCGCCCACGCCCGAGCCCGCGACATCCTGCGGACGCGAACGTCGGCCAAGGTCGGGTGGACCGTCGCCGTTCAGAGCCTCGTCGCCCGTGAGGGGTACGAAGCCGACCTCGACCACTATCAGCGGGTCTGGGAGGACACCTACCTCGAGGCTTCTCGCGATGACGACTGGGTGGGTGTGCAGTCCTACACGAGCCAGCTCGTCGGACCAGACGGACTGGAGGGTGCTCCCGAGGGTGCCGAACTCACCCAGACCGCCTGGGCCTACCGGCCCGACGCGCTCGAGATCGCGCTGCGTCGCGCATGGGCGGTCACCGGTGGCATCCCCATGATCGTGACGGAGAACGGCATCGCCACGAGTGACGACCAACGGCGCATCGACTACACCACCGGCGCCCTCAACGGCGTGGCGCAGACCCTGGCGGACGGACTCGACGTGCGCGGATACCTGCACTGGACCTTCATCGACAACTTCGAGTGGGTGCACGGCTACGCCATCACCTTCGGTCTCGTCGCCGTGGACCGCATCACCTTCGAACGAACGCCGAAGGAAAGTGCGAGCTGGCTCGGCCGTGTCGCAGAGACGAACGGAGCGCACCTGTCATGA
- a CDS encoding YncE family protein, with protein MNDGRLLVVCKDDRTLEVIDLESAATVGTVVASGFTPHEVVATADGRLAYLPVYSDAPVGSPGSDGRRVDVIDLVTLERVAGIDLDFPSRPHQASLLASGRVIVSTELDESLTVIDRRTLRVVARLPTGRAESHTFAISLDGDRLVTANVGSGSVSVIDIPSGRLLGVVEAADTVNRICLEPGGRLAYTADQNSPRLAVVDTDRLECVGWIDLPSIGFGTAVTADGSRLVVALRQASEIAVVDLASSEVVHRIATPDQPQAIVLHPDGVRAYSACDAAGCVVEVDIRSGRLLRRIPTGRRPDGIAWSRRPAPDDRPA; from the coding sequence ATGAACGACGGACGACTGCTCGTCGTCTGCAAGGACGACCGCACACTCGAGGTGATCGACCTCGAGTCCGCCGCGACCGTGGGAACCGTGGTCGCGTCGGGTTTCACGCCGCATGAGGTCGTCGCGACCGCCGACGGGCGGCTCGCCTACCTGCCCGTGTACTCCGATGCGCCCGTCGGCTCGCCGGGATCCGACGGGCGCAGGGTCGACGTCATCGACCTCGTGACGCTCGAGAGGGTCGCCGGGATCGATCTGGACTTCCCGAGCCGCCCGCACCAGGCGAGCCTGCTCGCGAGCGGCCGCGTGATCGTCTCCACCGAACTCGACGAGAGCCTCACCGTGATCGACCGGCGAACCCTCCGGGTCGTCGCGCGGCTGCCGACGGGCCGAGCCGAGTCGCACACCTTCGCGATCAGCCTCGACGGCGATCGCCTCGTGACCGCGAACGTGGGTTCGGGCAGCGTCAGCGTCATCGACATCCCCTCCGGCAGGCTCCTCGGTGTCGTGGAGGCCGCCGACACGGTAAATCGCATCTGCCTCGAACCCGGTGGGCGACTCGCGTACACGGCCGACCAGAACTCGCCTCGCCTCGCCGTCGTCGACACGGACCGTCTCGAATGCGTCGGCTGGATCGACCTGCCGTCGATCGGCTTCGGCACGGCGGTCACCGCCGATGGCTCCCGCCTCGTCGTCGCGCTCCGGCAGGCATCGGAGATCGCGGTGGTCGACCTCGCGTCGTCCGAGGTGGTGCATCGCATCGCGACGCCCGACCAACCGCAGGCGATCGTGCTGCATCCCGATGGCGTCCGCGCGTACTCAGCGTGCGACGCCGCCGGGTGCGTCGTCGAGGTCGACATCCGTTCTGGGCGGCTCCTGCGCCGGATCCCGACGGGCCGCCGACCCGATGGCATCGCCTGGAGCCGCCGTCCTGCCCCGGATGACCGGCCCGCCTGA